A genomic window from Bradyrhizobium lupini includes:
- a CDS encoding ABC transporter ATP-binding protein, whose product MNMIEAAAVHVRFGDRVVLESVDLAVAEGEFHGVMGPNGAGKTTFFNVLTGRVKPNRGRVLLAGEDVTGLSPHRIAAKGIARSFQIMTLFDEFSARDNVMMGLPEFRARGHDVARAAAGDSRLAAKASESLAAVGLADKGDIRAKDLSYGDRRALEIAVALAQAPRVVCLDEPTSGLGSDGVHRLAALIARLKGRLTIVAIEHDMEFLFSLADRISVIHWGQVVARGTPHELQQNEWVRRSNLGKFA is encoded by the coding sequence ATGAACATGATCGAAGCCGCGGCCGTTCATGTCCGCTTCGGCGACCGCGTCGTGCTGGAGAGCGTCGATCTCGCGGTCGCGGAGGGCGAGTTTCACGGTGTGATGGGCCCGAACGGTGCCGGCAAAACCACGTTCTTCAATGTCCTCACCGGCCGGGTGAAACCGAATCGTGGTCGAGTCCTGCTCGCCGGCGAGGATGTCACGGGCCTCAGCCCGCACCGCATCGCCGCCAAGGGCATCGCCCGCTCGTTTCAGATCATGACACTGTTCGACGAATTCTCCGCGCGTGACAACGTCATGATGGGCTTGCCCGAGTTTCGCGCCCGTGGCCACGATGTCGCGCGCGCAGCGGCGGGCGACAGCCGGCTTGCCGCGAAGGCCTCTGAATCGCTGGCGGCAGTCGGGCTTGCCGACAAAGGCGACATCCGCGCCAAGGACCTGTCCTATGGCGACCGGCGCGCGCTGGAGATCGCGGTCGCCCTGGCGCAGGCGCCCCGGGTGGTGTGCCTGGACGAGCCGACCTCCGGCCTCGGCTCCGACGGGGTGCACCGGCTCGCAGCCCTGATTGCTCGCCTGAAGGGGCGGCTGACCATCGTCGCGATCGAGCACGATATGGAGTTCCTGTTCTCGTTGGCTGACCGGATCTCGGTCATCCATTGGGGCCAGGTGGTGGCGCGCGGAACGCCACACGAACTGCAGCAGAACGAATGGGTGCGGCGCTCCAATCTCGGGAAGTTCGCATGA
- a CDS encoding branched-chain amino acid ABC transporter permease — protein MIVGPKSSPDAARLVTPTMLVLWLVLATVPLWITRIGLYSYLGIEILIWSLYALAFNLVLGTAGLPSFGHGAYFGIGAYAFGLCQFDIVANLWICLIAAAAAAGLAGVLVALFISHRRGIYYAFMTIAFGQIFWTLAIKSHRITGGEDGLLKIKRLPADFGLVSFDLNDNVAFYYFVLAVFAVGTAALWRLVHSPYGRVVAAIRQSEVRASHLGYNVWLYKVAIFALSAAVSGFAGGLFAMAQLAAFPDVMSLHQSGYVVMMTLVGGGLVSFWGPVIGVFLFLTARDVIGALTNAWMLYFGLLFIAIVLFRPEGIAGAISAAVQQHSLGALRQRGTSAMRLLFGSGR, from the coding sequence ATGATTGTGGGACCAAAATCTTCACCGGACGCTGCGCGCCTCGTGACGCCGACGATGCTGGTGCTCTGGCTCGTGCTTGCAACGGTGCCGCTCTGGATCACGCGGATCGGGCTCTATTCCTATCTCGGGATCGAGATCCTGATCTGGTCGCTCTATGCGCTCGCATTCAACCTGGTGCTGGGCACCGCCGGACTTCCGTCGTTCGGTCATGGTGCCTATTTCGGCATCGGCGCCTACGCGTTCGGTCTCTGTCAGTTCGACATCGTCGCCAATCTCTGGATATGCCTGATTGCCGCGGCCGCGGCGGCAGGTCTCGCCGGCGTGCTGGTGGCGCTGTTCATCTCGCACAGGCGCGGCATCTATTATGCCTTCATGACGATTGCCTTCGGCCAGATCTTCTGGACGTTGGCGATAAAATCGCACCGGATCACCGGCGGCGAAGACGGCCTTCTCAAGATCAAACGGTTGCCGGCCGATTTCGGGCTTGTGTCGTTCGATCTCAACGACAATGTCGCGTTCTACTATTTCGTGCTCGCCGTCTTTGCGGTCGGCACCGCCGCATTGTGGAGGCTGGTGCACTCGCCCTATGGCCGCGTGGTCGCTGCGATCAGGCAGAGCGAAGTTCGCGCGAGCCATCTCGGCTATAATGTGTGGCTCTACAAAGTCGCGATCTTTGCGCTGTCGGCCGCCGTCTCGGGGTTTGCCGGCGGATTGTTCGCCATGGCGCAGCTCGCCGCATTCCCCGACGTCATGAGCCTGCATCAATCCGGCTACGTCGTGATGATGACGCTCGTCGGCGGTGGCCTCGTCAGCTTCTGGGGTCCGGTGATTGGCGTATTTCTCTTCCTCACCGCCCGAGACGTGATCGGTGCGCTGACCAATGCCTGGATGCTCTATTTTGGTCTGCTCTTCATCGCCATCGTGCTGTTTCGCCCCGAAGGCATTGCCGGCGCGATATCCGCTGCCGTGCAGCAGCACTCACTCGGCGCCTTACGGCAGCGCGGTACCTCGGCGATGCGGCTGCTGTTCGGGAGCGGGCGATGA
- a CDS encoding CHASE2 domain-containing protein, translating to MSSRRVQILVALVLTALWGAGIYAGHANGHLRFLDRLEATLADWRTQVRGVRVPPDLVTIVAIDDTVVKRGGSYPLPRADLARVVDTIVQFKPKVVAIDLLLVDRSAAIGDATLANTLATGPIVLAAAAIFPSASETVETSGQGPLAALPQAERFLLPLPAFADHAEVGVVNVATGQSGSPLSVPMLFRTSDKVELSFPLRVAARALDKSLTIAPDHLMLGDRAVPTDTDFALPITYYGPRRTIRTVSAQSIFDGTLSRAAIENRIVVIGASVAGGGDFFPTPFDLLMPGVEVVSTAITHLVAGDSIVRDRKVHIADALIAILLPMLLVGLLAWRRSALGIVAAAAVMIAWAGFNLFAFTHGVWLNAATTLAAAVPPVAVFAGVQLWAGGRRTQYFAAKSRSLAQFQAPAVQEWLARDPNFLSTPVRQDAAVVFIDLSGFTALSERIDPGELQDILKAFHALIEKTAVDCGGMISGFLGDGAMILFGLPGAMPDDAARALKCAIDLHRGVERWIASLPPAIRDQLGFKIGAHFGPIVASRLGESHQHITATGDTVNVASRLMEVAVQNGARLALSDTLLDAADFQGGPDDVLSGPLLTQVRGRSGVVTVWFWRDQDRPNQAATKAEMID from the coding sequence ATGAGTAGCCGACGCGTTCAGATCCTGGTGGCACTCGTCCTCACCGCACTGTGGGGCGCGGGCATCTATGCCGGTCACGCCAACGGTCATCTGCGGTTTCTCGATCGCCTCGAGGCGACGCTGGCGGATTGGCGGACGCAGGTCCGCGGCGTGCGGGTTCCGCCCGATCTCGTCACCATCGTCGCGATCGACGACACCGTCGTGAAGCGCGGCGGCAGCTATCCGCTGCCGCGCGCCGATCTCGCCCGCGTCGTCGACACCATCGTGCAGTTCAAGCCGAAGGTCGTCGCGATCGACCTGCTGCTGGTCGATCGCAGCGCTGCGATCGGCGACGCTACGCTGGCAAATACGCTGGCTACGGGTCCCATCGTCCTTGCCGCCGCAGCGATCTTCCCGTCCGCCAGCGAGACCGTGGAGACCAGCGGCCAAGGCCCCCTCGCCGCCCTGCCGCAGGCCGAGCGCTTCCTGCTGCCCTTGCCGGCGTTCGCCGATCATGCCGAAGTCGGCGTCGTCAATGTTGCGACCGGACAATCGGGCTCACCGCTCTCGGTGCCGATGCTGTTCCGGACGAGCGACAAGGTCGAGCTGTCCTTTCCGTTGCGGGTCGCGGCGCGCGCGCTCGACAAGTCGCTGACGATCGCGCCGGACCATCTGATGCTCGGCGACCGCGCGGTGCCCACCGATACCGACTTCGCGTTACCGATCACCTATTACGGCCCGCGCCGGACCATCCGCACCGTCAGCGCACAGAGCATCTTCGACGGCACGTTAAGTCGCGCGGCGATCGAGAACCGGATCGTCGTGATCGGGGCCTCGGTCGCCGGCGGCGGTGATTTTTTCCCAACACCGTTCGATCTTCTAATGCCCGGCGTCGAAGTGGTCTCCACCGCGATCACCCATCTCGTCGCCGGCGACAGCATCGTGCGCGACCGCAAGGTCCACATCGCCGACGCGCTCATCGCGATCCTGTTGCCGATGCTGCTTGTGGGCCTGCTCGCCTGGCGGCGCAGCGCGCTCGGCATCGTCGCGGCGGCCGCGGTGATGATCGCCTGGGCCGGATTCAATCTGTTTGCGTTCACGCACGGCGTCTGGCTGAACGCCGCGACCACGCTCGCCGCAGCCGTGCCGCCGGTTGCGGTCTTTGCCGGCGTGCAATTATGGGCGGGAGGCCGCCGCACGCAATATTTCGCAGCCAAGAGCCGGTCGCTCGCGCAATTCCAGGCGCCGGCCGTGCAGGAGTGGTTGGCGCGCGATCCGAATTTCCTGTCGACACCTGTCCGGCAGGACGCCGCCGTGGTCTTCATCGATCTCTCCGGCTTCACGGCGCTGAGCGAGCGGATCGATCCGGGCGAACTCCAGGACATTCTGAAGGCGTTTCACGCGCTGATCGAGAAGACCGCGGTCGATTGCGGCGGCATGATCAGCGGCTTTCTCGGCGACGGCGCCATGATCCTGTTCGGCCTGCCCGGCGCGATGCCCGACGACGCCGCACGCGCGCTGAAATGCGCGATCGACCTGCACCGCGGCGTCGAACGCTGGATCGCGTCGCTGCCGCCTGCGATCAGGGATCAGCTCGGCTTCAAGATCGGTGCGCATTTCGGCCCGATCGTCGCCTCGCGCCTCGGCGAAAGCCATCAGCACATCACGGCGACGGGCGACACCGTCAACGTCGCGAGCCGGTTGATGGAGGTTGCCGTTCAGAACGGCGCGCGGCTCGCGCTCAGCGATACGCTGCTGGATGCGGCCGACTTTCAGGGCGGTCCCGACGACGTTCTGTCGGGCCCCCTGCTCACGCAGGTCCGCGGCCGCTCCGGCGTCGTGACCGTCTGGTTCTGGCGCGACCAGGACAGGCCGAACCAGGCCGCGACCAAGGCCGAGATGATCGACTGA
- a CDS encoding SDR family NAD(P)-dependent oxidoreductase codes for MTSHDTNKLLAGKVALVTGAGRGLGRAFAEKLAALGADVAIHGMRENGPAEYGEGTTLTAVAVEIGREFGVRSQRVLGDLTKGEDIARVIAETEAALGPIDILVHNAGGDIAAGGGKPDPNDAVNIKEADVRAVLERNLLSTILTCQAVARGMMERRRGRIVTLGSVAAFKGRTQGSIYAVSKAGVTHYTRCLADQLRPYDVAVNCIAPGDTRTGRFLGTRAVDPDRMVETGTLDRIATVDEVARVVEFFAGPIGAFVSGQVLRIDGGGQCWPG; via the coding sequence ATGACATCGCATGACACCAACAAGCTTCTGGCAGGCAAAGTTGCACTGGTGACCGGCGCGGGACGCGGGCTCGGCCGCGCTTTTGCAGAGAAGCTTGCCGCGCTCGGCGCTGACGTCGCTATCCACGGCATGCGCGAGAACGGGCCGGCCGAGTATGGCGAGGGCACCACCCTCACCGCGGTCGCCGTCGAGATCGGCCGCGAATTCGGCGTTCGCAGCCAGCGCGTGCTCGGCGATCTCACCAAGGGCGAGGACATCGCACGCGTCATCGCGGAGACCGAAGCGGCACTCGGCCCGATCGACATTCTCGTGCACAATGCCGGGGGCGATATCGCGGCCGGCGGCGGCAAGCCCGATCCGAACGATGCGGTGAATATCAAGGAGGCCGACGTGCGCGCGGTGCTGGAGCGCAATCTGCTCTCCACCATCCTGACATGCCAGGCGGTCGCGCGCGGCATGATGGAGCGCCGACGCGGCCGCATCGTGACGCTTGGCTCCGTCGCCGCTTTCAAGGGACGTACCCAAGGCTCGATCTATGCGGTCTCGAAGGCCGGCGTGACCCATTACACGCGATGCCTGGCCGACCAGCTCCGCCCCTACGACGTCGCCGTCAACTGCATCGCGCCCGGAGATACCCGCACCGGCCGCTTCCTCGGAACGCGTGCAGTCGACCCCGACAGAATGGTCGAGACCGGCACGCTCGACCGGATCGCAACCGTCGACGAGGTCGCGCGCGTTGTCGAATTCTTCGCAGGGCCCATAGGCGCCTTCGTTTCCGGTCAGGTGCTGCGGATCGACGGCGGCGGGCAGTGCTGGCCGGGCTAA
- a CDS encoding glycosyltransferase family 39 protein has protein sequence MGGADARIVRNTALVILALVGLRLVAAAVTPITFDEAYYWMWSQNLAGGYYDHPPMVAYVIRAGTLIAGDTELGVRVVSILLALPMSYAVYRSAAILIGGARVAATSAILLNVTLLASVGTLIVTPDAPLLVASSFVLFFLAKVLESGRGVWWLAIGAAVGAALLSKYTAMFFGLAILIWIAAVPKLRHWFLSPWPYLGGFVALALFSPVILWNADHQWVSFAKQLGRARIEDFRPVFIAELIPTQIAFATPLVFILGAMGLHALTWRRAGALASRVLIETMFWTIVVYFVWHSLHARVEANWFAPVYPPFVIAAAAAANLVQWKPRQRRLVDFCLRWAAPTGIVMFAALIVQANTGWLSGYRRDATVRSVGVGWRELAAEIEAVRVRNGASCVLAPDYGTTGWLAFYLPRGSCVAQQNQRIRWANMPEPDPKLLAGKLIYVDELRSDGHPAVHDLFGKVTQVAQLQRKRGPLVIETYSIDLLEGAKGDVLDRSPPPEAR, from the coding sequence ATGGGCGGGGCTGATGCGCGGATCGTCCGCAATACCGCGCTGGTGATCCTTGCGCTGGTCGGCTTGCGGCTCGTCGCAGCCGCCGTCACGCCGATCACCTTCGACGAAGCCTATTACTGGATGTGGTCGCAGAACCTCGCTGGGGGATATTACGACCACCCGCCGATGGTTGCCTACGTCATCCGCGCCGGTACCCTGATCGCGGGCGACACCGAACTCGGCGTTCGCGTGGTCTCGATCCTGCTCGCGCTGCCGATGAGCTATGCGGTCTATCGCTCCGCCGCGATCCTGATCGGCGGCGCGCGGGTGGCTGCGACCAGCGCCATCCTGCTCAACGTGACGCTGCTGGCCTCGGTCGGCACGCTGATCGTCACGCCCGATGCGCCGCTTCTGGTTGCCTCCAGCTTCGTGCTGTTCTTTCTCGCCAAGGTGCTGGAGAGCGGCCGCGGCGTCTGGTGGCTCGCGATCGGCGCAGCCGTCGGCGCGGCGCTACTGTCCAAATACACCGCGATGTTCTTCGGGCTGGCGATCCTGATCTGGATCGCGGCCGTGCCGAAACTGCGGCATTGGTTTCTCTCGCCTTGGCCGTATCTCGGCGGTTTCGTTGCCTTGGCGCTGTTCTCGCCGGTGATTCTCTGGAATGCCGATCATCAATGGGTCTCGTTCGCAAAGCAGCTCGGGCGCGCCAGGATCGAGGATTTTCGTCCGGTCTTCATTGCCGAGCTGATCCCGACCCAGATCGCGTTCGCAACCCCGCTGGTGTTCATCCTCGGCGCGATGGGGCTGCACGCGCTGACCTGGCGCCGGGCCGGCGCGCTGGCCTCGCGCGTGCTGATCGAGACGATGTTCTGGACCATCGTCGTCTATTTTGTCTGGCATTCGCTGCATGCGCGCGTCGAGGCCAACTGGTTTGCGCCGGTCTATCCGCCCTTCGTCATCGCGGCGGCCGCCGCCGCCAATCTCGTACAGTGGAAGCCGCGGCAGCGCCGCCTGGTGGATTTCTGCCTGCGCTGGGCCGCACCCACCGGCATCGTGATGTTTGCCGCGCTGATCGTGCAGGCCAATACCGGCTGGCTGTCCGGCTATCGCCGCGATGCGACCGTGCGCAGCGTCGGCGTCGGCTGGCGCGAGCTCGCTGCCGAAATCGAAGCGGTGCGCGTCCGCAATGGCGCGTCCTGCGTGCTTGCGCCGGACTACGGCACGACGGGCTGGCTCGCCTTCTATCTGCCGCGCGGCAGCTGCGTGGCGCAGCAAAACCAGCGCATCCGCTGGGCCAACATGCCCGAGCCGGATCCAAAGCTGCTTGCGGGCAAGCTGATCTATGTCGACGAGCTGCGCTCTGACGGCCATCCCGCCGTCCACGACCTCTTTGGGAAGGTGACGCAGGTCGCGCAATTGCAGCGCAAGCGCGGCCCGCTCGTGATCGAGACTTACAGCATCGATCTGCTCGAAGGCGCCAAGGGCGACGTGCTGGACCGCTCGCCACCGCCGGAAGCGCGGTAG
- a CDS encoding ABC transporter substrate-binding protein: protein MRGRQISRRSVLKGGLMASVIGGTGSFFGPWRENHAWAQGAKPIKLGLTCDASGQYGNSGQDDFRGIKMAIDEINAKGGVLGRQVTFITADTETTPATGSRVAERFITREDCTILIGALHSGVANAITQVASKYGVIYMNTNSSAPSEAGENCSRVKFVWDGNGTNFSKASVKNAVDSIGKNWMLLTNDYVWGHTTSAATRTQVESAGGKILDNLLVPQNTRDFTAYLLKIQQAKPDVVATAVGGDDIKALREQVAQLKLDGKPAWINNQQDWPDVWGAPDSLFGVFGTTWYHKLPLPGVAEFVKKWQAANKDGPIPVPGNVSYNGYMSTRELLRAIERAGSTNNVKIIKELENLKVSATDRMQHFDAYMDPMTHQMQQTIYLARRNAKPVDNTDLFEIISWTEPKSAADDAAPGKCKLTPYEQVPTVDS, encoded by the coding sequence ATGAGAGGGCGTCAGATCTCACGGCGAAGCGTTCTGAAGGGCGGCTTGATGGCGAGTGTCATCGGCGGCACCGGAAGCTTCTTTGGGCCGTGGCGGGAGAATCATGCCTGGGCGCAAGGCGCGAAACCGATCAAGCTGGGCCTGACCTGCGATGCCAGCGGTCAATACGGCAACAGCGGCCAGGATGATTTCCGCGGCATCAAGATGGCGATCGACGAGATCAACGCCAAAGGGGGCGTACTCGGGCGCCAGGTCACTTTCATCACGGCGGACACCGAGACGACGCCAGCCACGGGCAGCCGCGTCGCGGAACGTTTCATCACTCGCGAGGACTGCACCATCCTGATCGGCGCGCTGCATTCGGGCGTCGCCAACGCGATCACGCAGGTCGCCAGCAAATATGGTGTGATCTACATGAACACCAATTCCTCCGCGCCCAGCGAAGCCGGGGAGAACTGCTCGCGCGTGAAATTCGTATGGGACGGCAACGGCACCAATTTTTCCAAGGCGTCGGTCAAGAACGCGGTGGACTCCATCGGCAAGAACTGGATGCTGCTGACCAACGACTATGTCTGGGGTCACACGACGTCTGCCGCGACCAGGACGCAGGTCGAGAGCGCCGGTGGCAAGATCCTCGACAATCTGCTGGTGCCGCAGAACACGCGCGACTTTACTGCCTATCTGCTGAAGATCCAGCAGGCCAAGCCCGATGTTGTGGCGACCGCAGTTGGCGGCGACGATATCAAGGCATTGCGCGAGCAGGTGGCGCAGCTCAAGCTCGACGGCAAGCCGGCCTGGATCAACAACCAGCAGGACTGGCCCGACGTATGGGGTGCGCCTGACAGCCTGTTCGGCGTGTTCGGCACCACTTGGTATCACAAGCTGCCGCTGCCCGGCGTCGCCGAATTCGTCAAGAAGTGGCAGGCCGCCAACAAGGACGGCCCGATCCCGGTGCCGGGCAACGTCTCCTACAACGGCTACATGTCCACGCGCGAACTGCTCCGTGCGATCGAGCGGGCAGGGTCGACCAACAACGTCAAGATCATCAAGGAGCTCGAGAACCTGAAGGTCTCGGCGACCGATCGCATGCAGCATTTCGACGCCTACATGGATCCGATGACGCACCAGATGCAGCAGACGATCTATCTGGCGCGGCGCAACGCCAAGCCGGTCGACAATACCGATCTGTTCGAGATCATCAGCTGGACGGAGCCGAAATCGGCCGCCGATGATGCGGCACCCGGCAAGTGCAAGCTCACCCCCTACGAGCAGGTGCCGACCGTCGACTCCTAG
- a CDS encoding MurR/RpiR family transcriptional regulator, whose translation MNKAAGAMTYDELRGAIAQRHRALSGRLQQIAEFVLDHPTDVALGTVAEVAQRSGVPPSAIVRFAHALGFGGFTEMQQVFRSRLVAGVAPSYKARLARMKSQEKSVLGRQPAAVLSRFVSEAQSSLVTLSQSVHARELDAATAILAKARDIYLLGLGGSFPVAIHLAYVLRKLGRRVVLLDGLGGSIHEQSHAATSDDALVAISFRNYYPDTARLFPELVARGVPTISITDSLLSPIVEGASVVFEIQDMPEPALRTLVAPMCLVQALAIGLDLAAD comes from the coding sequence ATGAACAAGGCGGCTGGCGCCATGACTTATGACGAACTGCGCGGCGCGATCGCGCAGCGGCACCGGGCACTGTCCGGCCGGTTACAGCAGATCGCGGAGTTCGTGCTCGATCACCCGACTGATGTCGCACTCGGCACCGTGGCCGAGGTGGCGCAGCGCTCAGGGGTGCCGCCGTCGGCGATCGTTCGCTTCGCGCATGCGCTCGGGTTCGGCGGCTTCACCGAGATGCAGCAGGTGTTCCGCTCCCGTCTCGTCGCCGGCGTCGCGCCAAGCTACAAGGCGCGCCTCGCCCGCATGAAGAGCCAGGAGAAGTCAGTGCTCGGCCGCCAGCCGGCCGCGGTCTTGTCGCGTTTCGTGTCCGAAGCGCAATCATCGCTGGTCACGCTCAGCCAATCCGTCCATGCGCGCGAACTCGACGCCGCAACCGCGATCCTTGCCAAGGCACGTGACATCTATCTGCTCGGCCTGGGCGGCTCGTTCCCGGTTGCGATCCACCTCGCCTACGTGCTGCGCAAGCTCGGACGGCGCGTCGTCCTGCTCGACGGCCTTGGCGGCAGCATCCACGAGCAGTCGCACGCGGCGACATCAGACGACGCGCTGGTCGCGATCAGCTTCCGAAATTACTATCCGGATACGGCGCGCTTGTTTCCTGAACTCGTCGCGCGGGGCGTGCCCACGATTTCCATCACCGACAGCCTTTTGAGCCCGATCGTCGAGGGCGCGAGCGTCGTGTTCGAGATCCAGGACATGCCTGAGCCCGCGCTGCGTACGCTTGTCGCACCGATGTGCCTCGTGCAGGCGTTGGCGATCGGCCTCGACCTCGCCGCAGACTGA
- a CDS encoding FecR domain-containing protein translates to MREFVRAGFFALAGSFLLIGHAIAQPAANVGCTATPSAAGTQTWRCDNGITIVAESGARFELKDANRDGHIDSVELSSKALLVEVPKKPGGNPFKVLTPQAIAAVRGTKWAVDVAEAKTSVFVADGRVGVSRRNGGRSVVLDRGQGVDVEATGPLTVKTWGQPRVDALMARLGQ, encoded by the coding sequence ATGAGAGAGTTCGTGCGCGCAGGGTTTTTCGCTCTGGCGGGGTCGTTTCTGTTGATCGGACACGCGATTGCCCAGCCTGCCGCCAATGTGGGCTGCACGGCGACGCCATCTGCTGCCGGTACGCAGACCTGGCGCTGCGACAACGGCATCACGATCGTTGCCGAAAGCGGTGCCAGATTTGAACTTAAGGACGCTAACCGCGACGGACATATAGACTCGGTGGAGTTGAGCAGCAAAGCGCTGCTGGTCGAGGTGCCCAAGAAGCCCGGCGGCAATCCCTTCAAGGTGCTGACGCCGCAGGCGATCGCCGCGGTGCGCGGCACGAAATGGGCGGTCGATGTCGCAGAGGCCAAGACCTCCGTCTTCGTGGCTGACGGCCGTGTCGGCGTGAGCCGCAGGAATGGTGGGCGCAGCGTGGTATTAGACCGTGGCCAAGGCGTCGACGTGGAAGCCACAGGCCCGTTGACGGTCAAGACATGGGGCCAGCCGCGCGTCGACGCGTTGATGGCAAGACTTGGTCAGTAA
- a CDS encoding glycosyltransferase family 2 protein — MNEAIRPGSDIPQKASPAPELSVVVPTFNERDNVTVLYRRLEAVLAGIAWEVVFVDDNSPDGTWDVVRALAQRDSRVRCVRRIGRRGLSGACIEGILASSAPYAAVIDADLQHDETQLPKMLSLLASGQAELVVGSRYIEGYKSEGFNKQRAGASALATELARKALRVEIADPMSGFFMVRRDRFEQLAPKLSVHGFKILLDLVASANGTLRAIEIPYTFGERQHGESKLDSMVALDFLGLVLAKFTNDAVSLRFLLFAMVGGIGLVVHLTTLFISLELFKEPFAEAQASGAIVAMTSNFVLNNFLTYRDQRLKGFALLRGLIAFYIVCSVGLLANVGVAFSVYDQEPIWWLAGAAGALMGVVWNYAMSGLFVWRKK, encoded by the coding sequence ATGAATGAAGCGATCAGACCGGGCTCCGACATCCCACAGAAGGCTTCGCCGGCGCCCGAATTGTCGGTCGTCGTCCCGACCTTCAACGAACGCGACAATGTCACGGTGCTGTACCGGCGGCTGGAGGCCGTGCTGGCCGGCATCGCCTGGGAGGTCGTGTTCGTCGACGATAATTCGCCTGATGGCACCTGGGACGTCGTGCGCGCGCTGGCCCAGCGCGATAGCCGCGTGCGCTGTGTCCGCCGTATCGGCCGCCGCGGCCTGTCGGGGGCCTGCATCGAGGGCATCCTGGCCTCCAGCGCGCCCTATGCGGCCGTGATCGACGCCGACCTCCAGCACGACGAGACGCAACTGCCGAAGATGCTGTCGCTGCTCGCGAGCGGGCAGGCCGAGCTCGTGGTCGGCAGCCGCTACATCGAGGGCTACAAGAGCGAAGGCTTCAACAAGCAGCGCGCCGGCGCCAGCGCGCTGGCAACGGAACTCGCCAGGAAAGCGCTGCGGGTCGAGATCGCCGATCCCATGAGCGGCTTCTTCATGGTTCGCCGCGACCGCTTCGAGCAGCTGGCGCCGAAACTTTCCGTGCACGGCTTCAAGATCCTGCTCGACCTCGTCGCAAGCGCTAACGGCACCTTGCGCGCCATCGAAATTCCCTACACGTTCGGCGAGCGCCAGCACGGCGAAAGCAAGCTCGATTCCATGGTCGCGCTGGATTTTCTCGGCCTCGTTCTGGCGAAGTTCACCAACGATGCTGTCTCGTTACGTTTCCTGCTGTTCGCGATGGTCGGCGGGATCGGCCTCGTGGTGCATCTCACCACCCTGTTCATATCGCTCGAGCTGTTCAAGGAGCCGTTCGCGGAAGCGCAGGCCTCCGGCGCCATCGTCGCGATGACCAGCAATTTCGTTCTCAACAACTTCCTCACCTATCGCGACCAGCGGCTGAAGGGCTTTGCGCTGCTGCGCGGCCTGATCGCGTTCTACATCGTGTGCAGCGTCGGCCTGCTGGCCAATGTCGGCGTCGCCTTCTCGGTCTACGACCAGGAGCCGATCTGGTGGCTTGCGGGTGCGGCCGGGGCGCTGATGGGCGTGGTGTGGAACTACGCGATGTCCGGACTGTTCGTCTGGCGCAAGAAATAG
- a CDS encoding branched-chain amino acid ABC transporter permease, with product MFDLLPHLLNGLTLGLLFALIALGFMLIVGLMEQINLAHGSLFALGAYVAMQLTGPRPPLPMELAKAWLALPLGWRYAATLIIAPVIVSLVGMLIELCMRRTYGKDPLYGLLLTFGAAMVIEEMIRLVWGTRDYVLQVPSAINGGFLFGDLIWSTYRFYAAGIAAGVIGLVWLLIEKTSFGATVKAGAHDSEIVRALGINLSRLRMLVFVFGTMLAAIAGIIVAPIWGIRPHMGVDAVIPAFLVIVLGGVGSFWGAVVAGLLVGLCVGLAGAYASEWSLLSMYILLVAVVTFRARGLWGKKSVLEA from the coding sequence TTGTTCGACCTTCTTCCGCATCTCCTCAACGGCCTGACGCTCGGCCTGTTGTTCGCGCTGATCGCACTCGGCTTCATGCTCATCGTCGGGCTGATGGAGCAGATCAACCTCGCGCACGGCTCCCTGTTCGCGCTCGGGGCTTATGTCGCCATGCAGCTCACGGGGCCGCGCCCTCCATTGCCGATGGAACTTGCGAAAGCGTGGCTCGCGCTGCCGCTCGGCTGGCGCTATGCGGCGACGTTGATCATTGCTCCCGTGATCGTGAGTCTGGTCGGCATGCTGATCGAGCTCTGCATGCGGCGCACTTACGGCAAGGATCCGCTCTACGGGCTGCTCCTGACCTTCGGCGCCGCGATGGTGATCGAAGAGATGATCCGCCTGGTGTGGGGCACGCGCGACTACGTGCTGCAGGTGCCGTCCGCCATCAACGGCGGCTTCCTGTTCGGCGACCTGATCTGGTCGACCTATCGCTTCTACGCAGCGGGCATCGCGGCCGGGGTCATCGGCCTGGTCTGGCTGTTGATCGAAAAGACCTCGTTCGGTGCGACCGTCAAGGCCGGCGCGCATGACAGCGAGATCGTTCGCGCGCTCGGCATCAACCTGTCGCGGTTGCGGATGCTGGTCTTCGTGTTCGGCACGATGCTGGCCGCGATCGCGGGCATCATCGTCGCGCCGATCTGGGGCATTCGCCCGCATATGGGCGTCGATGCGGTCATTCCTGCGTTCCTGGTGATCGTGCTCGGGGGCGTCGGCAGCTTTTGGGGTGCGGTCGTGGCGGGTCTTTTGGTCGGACTGTGTGTCGGCCTTGCCGGCGCCTACGCGTCCGAATGGTCGCTGTTGTCGATGTACATCTTGCTCGTGGCCGTCGTGACGTTCCGCGCGCGCGGCCTCTGGGGCAAAAAAAGCGTGCTCGAGGCCTAA